ACCGCAGGAAAAGAAATCCTCCGGACAGATAATTTCACCCTGATCTACCTGGGCGCTTTCCATTTCCATTATTCCTTTTATTTCAGAGGAAATCTATATCACGGAAATCTGGACTTCAGAAGACGTAAGTTCCGCGTTATCCCTCTTGTCGCATCCGTCATCTTTATGGTCCTATTTTTAGGAATTTGGATGAGTCCTTCCAATGCTTCTATGGAATCCGCATCCACAGAAGTAACCGAGAATGATTCGGAAGACTTAAAAGCCAAAAAAGGCGATGAAAAGTTTCTAGAAGAATCAGAAAAAGCAAAGCTCACCATTCTAATGGCAAATGAGATCAAAAGCGCCTCGGATAAAAAGAAACAACTCAAAGTGGTTACGTACAAAGTTAAAAGAAACGAAACACTTTCAGAGATCGCAACCCGCTATAAAGTCTCCATGGAATCCATCGCTGGTTCTTCTAATATCAATTTGGAAGACACTTTATACCCGGGACAAATATTACAGATCCCGAATAAACAAGGCCTACTATATAAATTCAAAGCAGGAGATACAGTAGCTAAGATAGCTTCTCTTTATAAAGTAAACCTGGATGAAATTTTAGAAGAGAATAAGCTG
The DNA window shown above is from Leptospira neocaledonica and carries:
- a CDS encoding peptidoglycan DD-metalloendopeptidase family protein, which translates into the protein MIFKKPRQLTAGKEILRTDNFTLIYLGAFHFHYSFYFRGNLYHGNLDFRRRKFRVIPLVASVIFMVLFLGIWMSPSNASMESASTEVTENDSEDLKAKKGDEKFLEESEKAKLTILMANEIKSASDKKKQLKVVTYKVKRNETLSEIATRYKVSMESIAGSSNINLEDTLYPGQILQIPNKQGLLYKFKAGDTVAKIASLYKVNLDEILEENKLDDLDILRPGQKVFLPGAVIPDPAPKWVVPVASHVVTSNYGWRTFPQHKFHEALDLKANYEAVMAARNGKVVFSGWMGGYGNAIVIEHNDDFKTLYAHNSRLNVKRGDYVVAGKKISTSGCTGYCFGPHLHFEVIHKGKSVNPGKYLKGLSYKRGSKPNH